CAACGGTACGCCCAGCGCCCCTAACAGAATGGCCAGGCCCATGGCCAACAACAGACCTTGCAGCAAAATCTGCCGCAACGCTGCGCCATCCCCACGCCCGGCTGCCTGAGCGGCGAACCCGGTGGAGCCCATGCGCAGAAAGCCCATGGCCCAGGCGAGAAAGGTATACAGACTGGCGCCCACCGCGACAGCGCCGAGCTGATGAGCATGGGGCAGGTGGCCGATGACGGTGCTGTCGACCAGCGCTACCAGCGGTACGGAAATGTTCGAGAGAATCATCGGGGCGGCGAGCGCCCAGACTCGACGATGGGTAGGACGGTCGCGCCAGTCGGTAATCAGGTTGGGCATGCAGGCTCCTTGGGGGCGCCTGCATTGTAGCGGCAGATTGTTTTACATGATCGTTCCCACGCAGAGCGTGGGAACGATCATGGCAGGAGTGATGGGCTTAGTGAATGATCCAGCTCAGCAACCACAATCCCAGCAGCAACCAGATAATCCCCATGATGATCGACGCGTTCATGAAGGCGCGGATCGCCGCCCACAGCAGCATCAGCCCAACGATCAACGTAATGATGCTGACGACCGAAGTGTCCATGCCCAGCGCCTGGGCCAACCCTTCGACAAAATTGCTGCCGGCGTTGCTCAACAGGTTGAACAGACCACTGAGGGCGTCGATGATGAACCGGATGGCCGAACCGATTACCTGACCGAGCCATTCGAAAAAGCTTTCTACCTGCATGTGTGCATCCTGATAAGTGTGACGTGGTTGCCGGATCCGAGCCTTGGGCTATTGATCGTGCTGCCGAGTTCCCGGAGCTGCCGAAGGCTGCGATCTTTTTGGAGTATGGCGCAAAGTTCGCGGGCACAACGTTGCCACTTGCCTTCACCCGCCATCCCCCTGAAGCTATACGCCTTCAGGAGAGCCCGATGAACCTTGTTGAACTGACCGAACGCCTGCACGCCATTCGCGACCGTAATGACTGGCGGCAATTTCACAGCCCGAAAAACCTGGCCATGGCCGCAAGCGTGGAAATGTCCGAGCTGGTGGAGATTTTCCAGTGGCTGACCGAAGACCAGTCGCGTCAGTTGCCGGCGGACAAGCTCGCCCATGCCGGGCAGGAAATCGGCGACATCGTGCTGTATCTAGTGCTGCTGTGCAGCGAGTTGGGGTTGGACATGAATGAAGTGGTGCGCAGCAAACTCGCGGACAGCGAACGGCGGTTCAGCTGATGAGCGACCGGCATTTCGATCAGCTGGCGACTCGCTTCGCCGAAAAAATCTACGGTGGCGCCAAAGGTGCGATCCGTCTCGCCGTGCTGCAAGCCGACCTGGCCGAAACCCTGCCGGACCGCCCGTTGCGCGTACTGGACATCGGCGCGGGCCTGGGCCATATGTCGTTGTGGCTGGCCCAGCGCGGTCATCAGGTGACCCTCGCCGAACCCGCCGAACCGATGCTTGAAGGTGCCCGCCAG
The window above is part of the Pseudomonas sp. B21-048 genome. Proteins encoded here:
- a CDS encoding nucleotide pyrophosphohydrolase gives rise to the protein MNLVELTERLHAIRDRNDWRQFHSPKNLAMAASVEMSELVEIFQWLTEDQSRQLPADKLAHAGQEIGDIVLYLVLLCSELGLDMNEVVRSKLADSERRFS